One Candidatus Poribacteria bacterium genomic region harbors:
- a CDS encoding sugar phosphate isomerase/epimerase, whose translation MSSDAGTNGVIEDSGSAAEPQPSSDGETCRFARPGRHADNHAIRVPSPSSRSAPSSPTLTNSRGSDIVELAIPPDDPSPGSIHVRIGFITDLSEEDFRFAAENGFSCVEHISFGNVDVVARRDHMRAMSKRYGVDFSMLALFSQQYNADDRAVAEESMRQARAMIDLCADISCPLMVTCGGDAGNRSLEENARRAVDSFGAMIDYGKPRGVRIAVYNCHITNFSYGPDAWQLILPHLPELGIKFDPSHPFYDGRDYLAELRDWGNRVYHVHAKGSVVIGGKPFEDPPAGLDQTDWGTLFAILYHHDYDADINIEPHARTWLGPRRFAGILLAQRHLRQYLI comes from the coding sequence GAGGACTCTGGCTCGGCCGCGGAACCGCAACCATCCAGCGACGGAGAGACATGCCGATTCGCGCGGCCCGGGCGTCACGCGGACAATCATGCCATACGCGTCCCGAGCCCATCAAGTCGATCCGCCCCATCCTCGCCGACGTTGACGAATTCTCGCGGCAGCGACATAGTGGAGCTCGCCATACCACCCGACGACCCCTCACCAGGGAGCATCCACGTGAGAATCGGCTTTATCACCGACCTGTCGGAAGAAGATTTCCGCTTCGCGGCGGAGAACGGGTTCTCGTGCGTCGAGCACATCAGCTTCGGCAACGTCGATGTCGTCGCCCGACGCGACCACATGCGCGCGATGTCGAAGCGGTACGGCGTCGATTTCTCCATGCTGGCGCTCTTCTCGCAGCAGTACAACGCCGACGATCGCGCCGTCGCTGAGGAGTCGATGCGCCAGGCGCGAGCGATGATCGACCTGTGCGCCGACATATCGTGTCCGCTCATGGTCACGTGCGGCGGGGATGCGGGGAACCGATCCCTCGAAGAGAACGCTCGTCGCGCAGTCGATTCGTTCGGCGCGATGATCGACTACGGCAAACCTCGCGGCGTCAGGATCGCCGTCTACAACTGCCACATCACCAACTTCTCTTACGGGCCCGATGCCTGGCAGTTGATCCTGCCGCACCTGCCGGAGCTGGGAATCAAGTTCGACCCGTCGCACCCCTTCTACGACGGTCGGGACTACCTCGCGGAACTGCGGGATTGGGGCAACCGCGTCTACCACGTCCACGCCAAGGGCAGCGTCGTCATCGGCGGCAAGCCGTTCGAGGATCCGCCCGCCGGGCTCGACCAAACGGACTGGGGAACGCTGTTCGCGATCCTCTACCACCACGACTACGACGCCGACATCAACATCGAGCCCCATGCTCGAACGTGGTTGGGCCCTCGAAGGTTCGCCGGAATCCTTCTGGCTCAGCGACACCTCCGGCAGTACCTGATCTAG
- a CDS encoding enolase has protein sequence MCVVDHVRKEPAMDIRVTDIERTLVEVLHTPAAGRSMLRHIPGWTISEVLVLRTNVGLVGIGETIVHYTWSRVTDASVQEAIGKNPYDLLYRDDLGAGLQIALWDVAAKHASVPVHALLGQKVRDRVPLAWWCIDMPPEDWASEARDAIRQGYTSFKLKGRPWFDIVEQVRAVADVVPAGSPIDVDFNDFLLDADNALSVLKALEEIDNVEIFESPIPQGDVPGNVRLRSELKSQIAMHYGSPPFRVAVTEGACDGFVLCCGANAMLSQARAAAQVDMPFWIQLVGTGITTTWANHLGAVLTHAKWPAITCLNTYSEPLVVEPIRVSDGHVAVGDAPGLGIELDRDAVARLRVDAPDIRPSPRWVQTIRFGDGTRAHFRNYDDYVPYFRERKLPIGHRDVRLDVWFDDGSSEFAALFRRVCDGPVVERSA, from the coding sequence ATGTGCGTCGTGGACCACGTCAGGAAGGAGCCCGCGATGGATATCCGGGTCACAGACATCGAACGTACCCTCGTCGAAGTCCTACACACGCCCGCGGCGGGCAGGAGCATGCTCCGGCACATCCCCGGATGGACGATCAGCGAGGTTCTCGTGCTGCGGACCAACGTCGGGTTGGTCGGGATCGGCGAGACCATCGTCCACTACACGTGGTCGCGCGTGACCGATGCGTCGGTTCAGGAAGCCATTGGCAAGAACCCGTACGATCTGCTCTACCGCGATGACCTGGGAGCCGGACTCCAGATCGCACTGTGGGATGTCGCGGCAAAGCACGCCAGCGTTCCCGTCCATGCGCTGCTGGGTCAGAAGGTCCGAGATCGGGTCCCGCTGGCTTGGTGGTGCATCGACATGCCGCCGGAGGATTGGGCGTCCGAAGCGCGTGACGCCATCCGCCAGGGCTACACGAGCTTCAAGCTCAAGGGTCGGCCGTGGTTCGACATCGTCGAGCAGGTGCGCGCCGTCGCGGACGTCGTCCCGGCAGGCTCGCCCATCGACGTCGATTTCAACGACTTCCTCTTGGACGCAGACAACGCGCTGTCGGTTCTCAAAGCACTCGAAGAGATCGACAATGTCGAGATCTTCGAGTCGCCGATCCCGCAGGGGGATGTGCCCGGAAACGTCCGCCTCCGCTCAGAGCTCAAGAGCCAGATCGCGATGCACTATGGGAGCCCGCCATTCCGCGTCGCTGTCACAGAAGGCGCGTGCGACGGTTTTGTGCTTTGCTGTGGCGCGAACGCGATGCTGAGCCAGGCTCGCGCCGCAGCCCAGGTCGATATGCCGTTCTGGATCCAGCTCGTTGGGACGGGCATCACGACGACCTGGGCGAACCACCTCGGTGCGGTGCTGACGCACGCGAAGTGGCCCGCCATCACCTGTCTCAACACCTACTCAGAGCCGTTGGTCGTCGAACCGATCCGAGTCTCCGACGGTCATGTCGCAGTCGGCGACGCACCGGGGTTGGGCATCGAACTCGACCGAGACGCCGTCGCAAGACTTCGAGTCGATGCGCCGGACATCCGACCGTCTCCGCGCTGGGTCCAGACGATTCGCTTCGGTGACGGGACACGTGCTCACTTCCGGAACTACGACGACTATGTGCCGTATTTCCGCGAACGCAAGCTCCCAATCGGTCACCGGGATGTTCGGCTCGACGTCTGGTTCGACGACGGTTCGTCGGAGTTTGCGGCGTTATTCCGACGCGTTTGCGACGGTCCCGTCGTCGAGCGCTCCGCCTAG
- a CDS encoding slipin family protein, with translation MSVTRISIAGSFLTWSTTHIQGHPHGSVNARHTATPWLRSRPARPRISRLRSTWGDKPLPSPYLVATVAVIFAAILGLLVIRIVRDYERAVVFRLGRVLRAKGPGLILLIPLVDRMVKITLRVQTLDVAPQDIITSDTVSVKVNAVLIFRVIDPVKAVIGVDDFVAATGLLAQTTLRSILGGAELDSLLTERDQLNENLQAVLAAKAALWGVEVQSMEIKHVDLPEGMRRAMARQAEAERERQAKIVAAEGEHQAAEALTSAARVLGTNPVSLQLRYLQTLVEVASEQHSTTLFPIPIHLAQAFRPIPEAAPSDGA, from the coding sequence ATGTCTGTGACCCGGATATCCATCGCGGGCTCCTTCCTGACGTGGTCCACGACGCACATTCAAGGGCATCCACATGGTTCCGTCAACGCCCGCCATACGGCGACGCCATGGTTGCGATCGCGTCCGGCACGACCTAGAATATCCCGACTCCGATCAACGTGGGGAGACAAGCCCTTGCCGAGTCCGTACCTGGTGGCGACCGTCGCCGTCATCTTCGCAGCCATTCTCGGGTTGTTGGTGATCCGAATCGTCCGCGATTACGAGCGTGCGGTCGTGTTCCGGCTCGGGCGCGTGCTCCGCGCCAAAGGTCCCGGCTTGATTCTGCTGATCCCCCTCGTCGACCGCATGGTGAAGATCACGCTGCGCGTCCAGACGCTCGACGTCGCGCCACAGGACATCATCACCAGCGACACGGTCTCGGTGAAGGTGAACGCGGTACTGATCTTCCGCGTCATCGACCCGGTGAAGGCGGTCATCGGCGTCGACGACTTCGTGGCTGCGACGGGTTTGCTCGCCCAGACGACGTTGCGGTCGATCCTCGGCGGAGCGGAACTCGATTCCCTCCTAACCGAGCGCGATCAGCTCAACGAAAACCTCCAGGCGGTCCTCGCAGCCAAGGCGGCGCTTTGGGGAGTCGAGGTGCAGTCGATGGAGATCAAGCACGTCGATCTGCCGGAGGGCATGCGACGGGCAATGGCGCGGCAAGCGGAGGCTGAACGCGAACGGCAGGCGAAGATCGTCGCGGCGGAGGGGGAGCACCAAGCGGCAGAAGCCCTCACCAGCGCGGCAAGGGTGTTGGGAACCAACCCCGTATCACTCCAGTTGCGCTACCTCCAGACTCTGGTCGAAGTCGCCTCGGAACAGCACTCCACGACGCTCTTCCCGATCCCGATCCATCTGGCGCAGGCGTTCCGTCCCATCCCAGAGGCAGCGCCGAGCGATGGAGCCTAG